The Allochromatium tepidum genome has a window encoding:
- the ispA gene encoding (2E,6E)-farnesyl diphosphate synthase → MTDHTLDDFRARCGARVETALDRILPPVSVQPSRLHEAMRYTVLAGGKRIRPLLAYAAGEALGLDAALLDCPACAVEMIHAYSLIHDDLPAMDDDDLRRGRPTCHRAFDEATAILAGDALQTLAFQALSEAPGLSAESRVGMVAALARASGARGMVGGQAMDLEAEGTPLDLVQLENIHIHKTGALIRVSVQMGVLAHGGLDADQAERLDHYAKCLGLAFQIQDDVLDVEGDTAQIGKTAGRDQALNKATYPALVGLAEAKAMANQLIIEAIESVSIFGERAQPLVWIANALLGRKN, encoded by the coding sequence ATGACTGATCACACCCTGGATGACTTCCGCGCGCGCTGTGGTGCGCGCGTCGAGACCGCGCTCGACCGGATCCTGCCGCCCGTGAGCGTGCAGCCGTCGCGCCTGCACGAGGCCATGCGCTACACGGTGCTGGCCGGCGGCAAGCGTATCCGTCCGCTGCTGGCCTATGCCGCCGGCGAGGCGCTCGGACTCGACGCGGCCCTGCTCGACTGCCCGGCCTGCGCTGTGGAGATGATCCACGCCTATTCGCTGATCCACGACGATCTGCCGGCGATGGACGACGACGACCTGCGTCGCGGCCGTCCGACCTGTCATCGCGCCTTCGATGAGGCCACGGCGATCCTGGCCGGTGACGCGCTCCAGACACTGGCCTTCCAGGCGCTGTCCGAGGCGCCCGGACTGAGCGCCGAGTCGCGCGTCGGCATGGTCGCGGCACTGGCCCGCGCCAGCGGGGCACGCGGCATGGTCGGCGGTCAGGCGATGGATCTGGAAGCCGAGGGCACGCCGCTCGATCTGGTGCAGCTTGAGAACATCCACATCCACAAGACCGGCGCCCTGATTCGCGTCTCGGTGCAGATGGGCGTGCTGGCCCATGGCGGACTCGACGCGGATCAGGCCGAGCGACTCGATCATTACGCCAAATGTCTGGGTCTGGCGTTCCAGATCCAGGACGACGTGCTCGACGTCGAGGGCGACACCGCCCAGATCGGCAAGACCGCCGGCCGCGACCAAGCACTCAACAAGGCCACCTATCCGGCGCTGGTCGGTCTGGCCGAGGCCAAGGCCATGGCCAATCAGCTCATCATCGAGGCCATCGAATCCGTGTCGATCTTCGGCGAGCGTGCCCAGCCGCTGGTCTGGATCGCCAACGCCCTCCTGGGACGCAAGAACTGA
- the murJ gene encoding murein biosynthesis integral membrane protein MurJ — MASLVASFAKVGGGTLSSRILGFVRDLTIARVFGADAATDAFFVAFKIPNFARRLFAEGAFSMALVPVLNDYRERQGLPALKSFVDDLAGTLAAALLLITALGILAAPLLILAFAPGFGADADQFTLATRLLRLTLPYLFFITLAALAGALLNTYERFGVPAFTPALLNIVLIGCALWPASLLETPILALAWGVLVAGLVQLAFQLPFLARLGLLPRPRFKPRDPGVITVFRRLGPAVLGVSVGQISLLLDTLLASVLVTGSISWLYYSDRLMELPLGLLGVALGTVILPRLSQREAAREPERFSDTLDWALRLALLLGLPAAVGLLVLAEPVMATLFLSSEFGADDVTQAAYSLMAYALGIPAFLAIKVLAPGYYARQDVRTPVRLALIALGVGLALHLLLMAPLGHAGLALATSLTAALNAVLLLHGLRRSGIYRRHPGWTRLFAQTLPAGLGMGLALHWGLGERADWMPADAWTRILELTGWILAGGLVYVTLLLIAGLRLRDLRECR; from the coding sequence ATGGCCTCGCTGGTTGCCTCGTTCGCCAAGGTGGGCGGCGGAACGCTGTCGTCGCGTATTCTGGGATTCGTGCGGGATCTGACCATCGCGCGCGTGTTCGGCGCCGATGCGGCGACCGATGCCTTCTTCGTCGCCTTCAAGATCCCCAACTTCGCGCGCCGGCTGTTCGCCGAGGGCGCCTTCTCGATGGCGCTGGTACCGGTGCTCAACGACTATCGCGAGCGACAGGGACTGCCGGCGCTCAAGTCCTTCGTCGACGACCTGGCGGGCACACTGGCCGCCGCACTGCTCCTGATCACCGCACTCGGCATTCTGGCCGCGCCGCTGCTGATCCTGGCCTTCGCGCCCGGCTTCGGCGCGGATGCCGATCAGTTCACACTGGCCACGCGGCTACTGCGGCTCACCCTGCCCTATCTGTTCTTCATCACGCTCGCCGCGCTGGCCGGCGCCCTGCTCAACACCTATGAGCGTTTCGGGGTGCCGGCCTTCACGCCGGCGTTGCTCAACATCGTCCTGATCGGTTGCGCGCTGTGGCCGGCGTCTTTGCTGGAGACGCCGATCCTGGCGCTGGCCTGGGGCGTGCTCGTCGCCGGACTGGTGCAACTGGCGTTTCAACTACCCTTTCTGGCACGGCTCGGGCTGTTGCCGCGACCGCGCTTCAAACCGCGCGATCCGGGTGTGATCACTGTTTTCAGGCGTCTGGGGCCGGCGGTGCTGGGCGTGTCCGTGGGCCAGATCAGTCTGCTGCTCGACACCCTGCTCGCCTCGGTGCTCGTGACCGGCAGCATCTCCTGGCTCTATTACTCGGATCGGCTCATGGAACTGCCGCTCGGGCTGCTGGGCGTGGCGCTGGGCACGGTGATCCTGCCGCGTCTGTCGCAGCGTGAAGCGGCGCGGGAGCCCGAGCGCTTCTCCGACACGCTGGACTGGGCCTTACGGCTGGCGCTGCTGCTCGGTCTGCCGGCGGCGGTCGGACTGCTGGTGCTGGCCGAGCCGGTGATGGCAACGCTCTTTCTGTCGTCCGAGTTCGGCGCGGATGATGTCACCCAGGCGGCGTACTCGCTCATGGCCTATGCGCTCGGCATCCCGGCCTTTCTGGCGATCAAGGTGCTGGCGCCCGGCTATTACGCCCGGCAGGATGTGCGCACGCCGGTGCGACTGGCGCTGATTGCGCTCGGTGTCGGGCTGGCGCTGCATCTGCTGCTCATGGCGCCGCTGGGACATGCCGGACTGGCGCTCGCAACGTCGCTCACGGCTGCACTCAATGCCGTCCTGCTGCTGCACGGACTGAGGCGATCGGGCATCTATCGACGGCATCCCGGCTGGACGCGCCTGTTCGCTCAGACGTTGCCGGCCGGTTTGGGGATGGGGCTTGCGCTGCACTGGGGCCTTGGAGAGCGCGCCGACTGGATGCCGGCGGACGCCTGGACGCGGATCCTGGAGCTGACAGGCTGGATTCTGGCGGGCGGATTGGTTTATGTAACGCTCTTGCTCATCGCCGGGCTGAGACTGCGCGATCTGCGCGAGTGTCGATGA
- a CDS encoding Smr/MutS family protein, which produces MKPTLQDADRQLFREQVEDAEPLSFESAEPFRRRPPPVPRPRPIEAPEDERVALAESEVETHDYLLFARPGVQNRVLADLQRGAFPVGLEVDLHGLQAEHARQILAEFLTECAHRRVRCARIIHGKGYGSSGRAPVLKSKVNYWLRLYDQVLAFCSATRRDGGTGAVYVLLRNPNKASRARMD; this is translated from the coding sequence ATGAAACCCACACTCCAGGACGCCGACCGCCAGCTCTTCCGCGAACAGGTCGAGGATGCCGAGCCATTGTCGTTCGAGAGCGCCGAGCCCTTTCGCCGCCGTCCGCCGCCGGTGCCGCGTCCGCGTCCGATCGAGGCTCCGGAGGATGAGCGGGTCGCGCTCGCCGAATCCGAGGTCGAGACCCACGACTATCTGCTCTTCGCGCGCCCCGGCGTCCAGAATCGGGTGCTCGCCGATCTCCAGCGCGGGGCCTTTCCGGTCGGGCTGGAGGTCGATCTGCATGGACTCCAGGCCGAACACGCGCGTCAGATCCTGGCCGAGTTCCTCACAGAATGCGCCCATCGGCGGGTGCGTTGCGCGCGCATCATCCACGGCAAGGGCTATGGTTCCAGCGGACGGGCGCCCGTACTCAAGAGCAAGGTCAACTACTGGCTCAGACTCTATGATCAGGTGCTGGCCTTCTGTTCGGCGACCCGTCGCGATGGCGGAACCGGGGCGGTCTATGTGCTGCTGCGCAATCCAAACAAGGCGTCCAGGGCGCGCATGGATTGA
- the lgt gene encoding prolipoprotein diacylglyceryl transferase translates to MLTYPDIDPVALALGPLKVHWYGLMYLIGFALAWWLGRRRARRPESGWTTEMVDDLIFYGVLGVIVGGRLGYMLFYGFDQILASPLNLLKVWEGGMSFHGGLIGVLVAIGLFARRHGLHFFQVGDFLAPLVPTGLLAGRIGNFVNGELWGHRTELPWGVRLPCERFPRQCLDQPTDTLLSPAVHASQLYEAALEGLVLFVVLWIFSSRPRPMMAVSGLFLLGYGGFRFLVEFVREPDAHIGYLAFDWLTMGQILSLPMVFAGALLLALAYRPRKTA, encoded by the coding sequence ATGCTGACCTATCCCGACATCGACCCCGTCGCCCTCGCCCTTGGCCCGCTCAAGGTCCATTGGTACGGACTCATGTATCTGATCGGCTTCGCGCTGGCCTGGTGGCTCGGGCGCCGGCGCGCGCGCCGCCCCGAGTCCGGCTGGACGACCGAGATGGTCGACGACCTCATCTTCTACGGCGTCCTCGGCGTCATCGTCGGCGGACGGCTCGGCTACATGCTGTTCTACGGCTTCGATCAGATCCTGGCGAGTCCGCTGAACCTGCTCAAGGTCTGGGAAGGCGGCATGTCCTTCCACGGCGGGCTGATCGGCGTCCTGGTCGCGATCGGACTGTTTGCGCGCCGTCATGGTCTGCACTTCTTCCAGGTCGGCGACTTCCTCGCGCCCCTGGTGCCGACCGGGCTACTGGCCGGGCGCATCGGCAACTTCGTCAACGGCGAACTCTGGGGGCATCGCACCGAACTGCCCTGGGGTGTCCGGCTCCCCTGCGAGCGTTTTCCGCGTCAGTGTCTCGACCAGCCGACCGACACCCTGCTGAGTCCCGCCGTACACGCCTCCCAGCTCTACGAGGCCGCGCTCGAAGGACTGGTGCTGTTCGTCGTGCTCTGGATCTTCTCCAGCCGTCCGCGTCCGATGATGGCGGTCTCAGGGCTGTTCCTGCTGGGCTACGGCGGTTTCCGCTTCCTGGTCGAGTTCGTGCGAGAACCCGATGCCCATATCGGCTATCTGGCCTTCGACTGGCTGACCATGGGGCAGATCCTGTCGCTGCCGATGGTGTTCGCGGGCGCGTTGCTGCTCGCCCTGGCCTATCGTCCGCGAAAGACGGCCTGA
- the folE2 gene encoding GTP cyclohydrolase FolE2 — translation MEPSTTSPRSTTAACEIADVQGSADTRRIAIDKVGIKDIRHPVRVLERCGTEQHTVATFNMYVYLPHDFKGTHMSRFVEILNRHEREISVSSFKTMLSEMSERLESAAGHIEMRFPFFINKKAPVSGVESLLDYEVTFIGEIRDGRPHLELKVMVPVTSLCPCSKEISAFGAHNQRSHVTVQVRMERFMWLEELIDLVEREASSELYGLLKRPDEKFVTERAYTNPKFVEDLVRDVAKRLNDDPRILAYTVEAENFESIHNHSAYALIERDKTTEATL, via the coding sequence ATGGAGCCATCGACCACATCCCCCCGTTCGACCACCGCCGCCTGCGAGATCGCGGACGTCCAGGGGAGCGCGGACACCCGCCGCATCGCCATCGACAAGGTCGGCATCAAGGACATCCGCCATCCGGTGCGCGTACTCGAGCGCTGCGGCACCGAGCAGCACACGGTGGCGACCTTCAACATGTACGTCTATCTCCCGCACGACTTCAAGGGCACGCACATGTCGCGCTTCGTGGAGATCCTCAACCGCCACGAACGCGAGATCAGCGTCTCCTCGTTCAAGACCATGCTCAGCGAGATGTCCGAGCGTCTGGAGTCCGCGGCCGGTCACATCGAGATGCGCTTCCCCTTCTTCATCAATAAGAAGGCGCCGGTCTCCGGGGTCGAAAGCCTGCTCGATTACGAAGTCACCTTCATCGGCGAGATCCGCGACGGCCGGCCGCATCTGGAACTCAAGGTCATGGTGCCCGTCACCAGCCTCTGCCCCTGTTCCAAGGAGATCTCGGCGTTTGGCGCGCACAATCAGCGCTCGCACGTCACGGTCCAGGTGCGCATGGAGCGCTTCATGTGGCTGGAGGAGCTGATCGATCTGGTCGAGCGTGAGGCCTCGTCCGAACTCTATGGTTTGCTCAAACGTCCGGACGAGAAGTTCGTCACCGAGCGCGCCTACACCAACCCCAAGTTCGTCGAGGATCTGGTGCGCGACGTGGCCAAGCGGCTCAATGACGATCCGCGCATCCTCGCCTATACGGTCGAGGCCGAGAACTTCGAGTCGATCCACAACCACTCGGCCTATGCGCTGATCGAGCGCGACAAGACAACGGAGGCAACGCTCTGA
- a CDS encoding alpha/beta fold hydrolase, with translation MKSVAPRCLLLHGFTGGGADWSSVFPEDPERLAIDLPGHLTGPDPTSDYLDVIRALLDRLPPSIDRVIGYSLGGRIALSLIQLAPERFRSAAIISAHPGLLDPALREQRRLADQSWIRLLRDQGIEAFVAAWEHQPLFQTQARLAPEILARQRAQRLSQRPEGLAGALERLGLGEMPGTWEALARYHGRLDWIVGGEDRRFQAIAHEVLAHRPATRLHILEDVGHNPLLEAPEHLRLCLERSTGPTRNAHRISIA, from the coding sequence CTGAAGTCCGTCGCCCCCCGCTGTCTGCTGCTGCATGGCTTCACCGGCGGCGGGGCCGACTGGTCGAGCGTCTTCCCCGAGGATCCGGAGCGGCTGGCGATCGATCTGCCCGGCCATCTGACCGGCCCCGATCCGACGAGCGATTATCTCGATGTGATCCGGGCACTGCTCGACAGGCTGCCGCCGAGCATCGACCGGGTCATCGGCTATTCGCTCGGCGGGCGGATCGCGCTCAGCCTCATCCAGCTCGCACCCGAGCGTTTTCGCTCGGCGGCGATCATCTCAGCCCACCCAGGTCTGCTCGATCCGGCCCTGCGCGAACAGCGGAGACTGGCCGATCAGTCCTGGATTCGTCTGCTGCGCGATCAGGGGATCGAGGCCTTCGTGGCGGCCTGGGAGCATCAGCCGCTGTTTCAGACTCAGGCACGGCTCGCACCCGAGATCCTGGCACGTCAGCGCGCGCAGCGTCTGAGTCAGCGTCCGGAGGGACTGGCCGGCGCGCTCGAACGGCTCGGACTGGGCGAGATGCCCGGCACCTGGGAGGCGCTCGCGCGTTATCACGGACGGCTCGACTGGATCGTCGGCGGTGAGGATCGGCGCTTCCAGGCGATCGCGCACGAGGTCTTGGCCCATCGTCCCGCCACCCGGCTACATATCCTGGAGGATGTGGGACACAATCCGCTGCTGGAAGCCCCCGAGCACCTGCGTCTCTGTCTGGAGCGGTCGACCGGACCGACGCGCAACGCACACAGGATCTCGATCGCTTAG
- a CDS encoding exodeoxyribonuclease VII small subunit: protein MKQPKTPPPPSFEQSLTELEAVVDALEKGEMTLEDSLAAFERGIGLTRVCRQALETAEQRVRILTDARPDAEPEPFDAHD from the coding sequence ATGAAACAACCCAAGACCCCGCCCCCACCCTCGTTCGAGCAATCCCTGACCGAACTGGAAGCCGTCGTCGACGCCCTGGAGAAGGGTGAGATGACGCTCGAAGACTCGCTCGCGGCCTTCGAACGCGGCATCGGCCTGACCCGCGTCTGTCGGCAGGCGCTGGAGACGGCCGAGCAGCGGGTGCGGATCCTCACCGACGCCCGGCCGGACGCCGAGCCAGAGCCATTCGACGCCCATGACTGA
- a CDS encoding restriction endonuclease, with translation MNCRLGMKAYGLIDGEAVLTDFGRDLIAIKDDEARLHETPARHILLNRHGMGLVQCIRDMTAAGEVVNLTNLREALAMRGISYPSGGKHPSIMRLWLEKAGIFVGGRWQIDDIRLQKVLGTHPDEFGVLARFTPEQRAFLQAPANTGLTEPQPSNAVARLASVTYGVKFPEKSLPKQVLKALDDAGYITVTKTTGGRGAKPLMVTPTAKLETDVLMPLLDQLKDQIDSKLLDLLCKPLDEILIEIDSDDRYIGGLALEALAFKLMRLLGMDYAATRLRAQATGGAEVDLIFESARLVFSRWQIQCKNTDRVSLEDVAKEVGLTHFLKSNVIVIVSTGDIGSEARRYANKIMTDSNLCIVMIDRTDLNAIRQNPVHIVDAFDREARATMALKQLEL, from the coding sequence ATGAACTGCCGTCTTGGCATGAAGGCCTATGGTCTTATCGATGGGGAGGCCGTTCTAACCGACTTCGGCCGCGACCTCATCGCCATCAAGGATGACGAAGCAAGGCTGCACGAAACCCCGGCTCGTCACATCCTCCTGAATCGCCACGGCATGGGGTTGGTGCAGTGCATCCGCGACATGACGGCGGCCGGCGAGGTGGTCAATTTGACCAACCTGCGCGAGGCACTGGCGATGCGGGGCATCAGCTATCCGAGTGGCGGTAAACATCCAAGCATCATGAGACTCTGGCTGGAGAAGGCCGGAATTTTCGTGGGCGGACGTTGGCAGATCGACGATATCCGGCTGCAAAAGGTGTTGGGAACCCATCCGGATGAGTTCGGCGTGCTCGCCCGCTTCACGCCCGAACAACGGGCTTTTCTGCAAGCTCCGGCGAATACCGGCCTCACCGAGCCGCAGCCGTCGAATGCCGTTGCCCGGCTTGCCTCCGTGACCTATGGGGTCAAGTTCCCTGAAAAAAGCCTGCCAAAGCAGGTACTCAAGGCACTGGACGATGCCGGCTATATCACCGTCACCAAGACCACCGGCGGCCGGGGTGCCAAGCCCCTTATGGTCACGCCAACCGCAAAGCTGGAAACCGATGTGCTCATGCCGCTGCTGGACCAACTCAAGGATCAGATCGATTCGAAGCTGCTGGATCTGCTATGCAAACCGCTTGATGAGATCCTGATCGAGATCGACTCCGACGACCGCTATATCGGCGGACTGGCGCTGGAAGCACTGGCCTTCAAGCTCATGCGACTGCTGGGCATGGACTATGCGGCGACCCGTCTGCGGGCACAGGCCACGGGCGGCGCGGAAGTGGACTTGATCTTCGAGTCGGCAAGGCTCGTCTTCTCACGCTGGCAGATCCAATGCAAGAACACGGATCGCGTGTCTTTGGAGGATGTCGCAAAGGAGGTTGGGCTGACGCATTTCCTGAAATCGAACGTCATCGTGATCGTCAGCACGGGCGATATCGGCTCGGAAGCCCGCCGCTACGCCAACAAAATCATGACGGACTCGAATCTCTGCATCGTGATGATCGATCGCACCGACCTGAACGCCATTCGTCAAAATCCAGTGCATATCGTCGACGCTTTCGACCGAGAGGCCCGCGCCACGATGGCGCTGAAACAGTTGGAACTCTGA
- the parE gene encoding DNA topoisomerase IV subunit B, which yields MTGHYDASAIEVLQGLDPVRKRPGMYTDTTRPNHLAQEVIDNSVDEALAGHAKRISVTLHADGSLEVEDDGRGMPVDIHPQEGRPGVEVILTKLHAGGKFNSDNYRFSGGLHGVGVSVVNALSRHLEVWVKRGGHEYNMAFKDGHKVSDLDVVGTVKRNDRGTRLRFWPDPGYFDSPKFAVRPLTHLLQAKAVLCPGLEVRFRDETSGEEQVWCYQDGLRDYLLQSLNGVETLPSEPFVGDMEGRTEAASWALVWLPEPPRAGGGEPIAESYVNLIPTVQGGTHVNGLRTGLTEAVREFCEFRNLLPRGVKLAPEDVWNRVSYILSVKLLDPQFSGQTKERLSSRECAAFVAGVVKDSFSLWLNQHVAEGERIAELAIGAAQARLRAGRTVTRKKITQGPALPGKLADCTATDPERGELFLVEGDSAGGSAKQARDREFQAILPLRGKILNTWEVAPEEVLASQEVHDIAVAIGVDPGSDDLSRLRFGKICILADADSDGAHIATLLCALFLKHFRRLVAEGHVYVAMPPLYRIDVGKQVYYALDDDEKKGILDRIAAEKIKGKVNVQRFKGLGEMNPAQLRETTIHPDTRRLVQLTIDDDRETDELLDRLLAKKRTADRRAWLQEKGDLAEVS from the coding sequence ATGACCGGCCATTACGACGCCTCAGCCATCGAAGTCCTCCAGGGCCTCGACCCGGTGCGCAAGCGCCCCGGAATGTACACCGACACCACTCGTCCCAACCATCTGGCGCAGGAGGTCATCGACAACAGCGTCGACGAAGCCCTCGCCGGTCATGCCAAGCGCATTTCGGTGACGCTCCATGCCGACGGCTCGCTGGAAGTCGAGGACGACGGGCGCGGGATGCCGGTCGACATCCATCCGCAGGAGGGACGGCCCGGTGTCGAGGTCATCCTGACCAAGCTGCACGCGGGCGGCAAGTTCAACTCGGACAACTACCGCTTCTCGGGCGGTCTGCACGGCGTGGGCGTGTCCGTGGTCAATGCGCTCTCGCGCCATCTGGAGGTCTGGGTCAAGCGCGGCGGCCACGAATACAACATGGCCTTCAAGGACGGCCACAAGGTCAGCGATCTGGACGTGGTCGGCACGGTCAAGCGCAACGATAGAGGGACGCGGCTGCGCTTCTGGCCCGATCCCGGCTATTTCGACAGCCCCAAGTTCGCCGTGCGTCCGTTGACCCATCTGCTTCAGGCCAAGGCGGTGCTCTGTCCGGGACTGGAGGTGCGCTTTCGCGACGAGACCAGCGGCGAGGAGCAGGTCTGGTGTTATCAGGACGGACTCCGGGACTATCTGCTCCAGTCGCTCAACGGCGTCGAGACGTTGCCGTCCGAACCCTTCGTCGGCGACATGGAGGGGCGTACCGAGGCGGCGAGCTGGGCGCTGGTCTGGCTGCCCGAGCCGCCCAGGGCCGGCGGCGGCGAGCCGATCGCCGAGAGCTATGTCAACCTCATCCCGACGGTGCAGGGCGGCACCCATGTCAATGGTCTGCGCACCGGACTGACCGAGGCGGTGCGCGAGTTCTGCGAGTTCCGCAACCTGCTGCCGCGCGGCGTCAAGCTGGCGCCTGAGGATGTCTGGAACCGGGTGAGTTATATCCTCTCGGTCAAGCTGCTCGACCCGCAGTTCTCGGGCCAGACCAAGGAGCGGCTGTCCTCGCGCGAGTGCGCGGCCTTCGTCGCGGGCGTGGTCAAGGATTCGTTCAGCCTCTGGCTCAATCAACATGTGGCCGAAGGCGAGCGCATCGCCGAGCTGGCCATCGGCGCGGCCCAGGCGCGGCTGCGTGCCGGGCGGACGGTCACGCGCAAGAAGATCACCCAGGGTCCGGCCCTGCCGGGCAAGCTCGCCGACTGCACCGCAACCGATCCCGAACGCGGCGAGCTGTTTTTAGTGGAAGGCGACTCGGCCGGCGGTTCGGCCAAGCAGGCGCGTGATCGCGAGTTCCAGGCCATCCTGCCCCTGCGCGGCAAGATCCTCAACACCTGGGAGGTCGCACCGGAGGAGGTGCTGGCCTCACAGGAAGTGCATGACATCGCCGTGGCCATCGGCGTCGATCCGGGCAGTGATGATCTGTCGCGACTGCGCTTCGGCAAGATCTGCATCCTGGCCGATGCCGACTCGGACGGCGCCCATATCGCCACCCTGCTGTGCGCGCTCTTCCTCAAGCACTTCCGGCGTCTGGTGGCCGAGGGGCATGTCTATGTCGCCATGCCGCCGCTCTATCGCATCGACGTCGGCAAGCAGGTCTATTACGCGCTCGACGACGACGAGAAGAAGGGCATCCTCGACCGCATCGCCGCCGAGAAGATCAAGGGCAAGGTCAATGTGCAGCGCTTCAAGGGACTGGGCGAGATGAACCCGGCGCAACTGCGCGAGACCACCATCCATCCCGACACCCGCCGCCTGGTCCAGCTCACCATCGACGACGACCGCGAGACCGACGAGCTGCTCGACCGCCTGCTGGCCAAGAAGCGCACGGCGGACCGGCGGGCCTGGTTGCAGGAGAAGGGGGATCTGGCCGAGGTGTCCTGA
- the rpsT gene encoding 30S ribosomal protein S20 → MANSPQARKRARQAEDRRQRNMAQRSTLRTFIKKVIKAIRAEDKEAAVQAFKDAVPRIDRAARKGLIHANKAARHKRRLNAHIKAMA, encoded by the coding sequence TTGGCTAATTCACCTCAAGCGCGCAAGCGTGCCCGTCAGGCGGAAGACCGTCGTCAGCGTAACATGGCTCAGCGCAGCACCCTGCGCACCTTCATCAAGAAGGTGATCAAGGCGATTCGCGCCGAGGACAAGGAAGCGGCCGTGCAGGCGTTCAAGGACGCCGTGCCGCGTATCGACCGCGCCGCTCGCAAGGGCCTGATCCACGCCAACAAGGCCGCGCGTCACAAGAGACGTCTGAACGCCCATATCAAGGCCATGGCCTGA
- a CDS encoding DNA-methyltransferase yields MANQDVTSMPRIFHRTKHGHIYLGDSLDVLRTTEDNSIDLIMTSPPFGLVRKKEYGNAEAPAYLDWFKPFAEQFHRVLKTSGSLVIDIGGAWNPGTPTRSLYHYKLLIMLCEEFGFHLAQDFFWWNPSRLPTPAEWVTVRRIRVKDAINTVWWLSKTPWPKASNRRVLQPYSPSMMELLEKGYKAKKRPSGHDISDKFSVDNGAAIPPNLIAIPNTESNSAYLRYCQEHGIKAHPARYPSDLPEYFIRLLTNEGDTVFDPFGGSCMTGEVAERLNRRWTCCDLVEEYLVGALGRFVGSAQVERPKPESDSSYYRVPRPGLLWNGREEPLDEDGGRVRKVKPKNKGSGAAVLPKSNPSVRSISVDDKNSTIESFVLMPVASEESER; encoded by the coding sequence ATGGCCAATCAAGACGTTACATCCATGCCAAGGATCTTCCATCGAACCAAGCACGGGCATATCTATCTGGGTGATTCGCTCGATGTGCTGCGCACGACTGAAGACAACAGCATTGATCTCATCATGACCAGTCCGCCCTTTGGGTTGGTACGAAAGAAAGAATATGGCAACGCCGAGGCACCTGCTTACCTCGATTGGTTCAAACCCTTTGCCGAACAGTTTCATCGTGTACTCAAGACCAGCGGCAGTCTGGTCATCGACATTGGCGGTGCCTGGAATCCAGGCACACCAACACGCAGTCTCTATCACTACAAGTTGCTGATCATGCTGTGTGAGGAATTCGGTTTCCACTTGGCCCAGGACTTTTTCTGGTGGAATCCGTCGCGTTTGCCGACACCCGCCGAATGGGTCACAGTGCGACGGATTCGCGTCAAGGATGCAATCAATACCGTTTGGTGGCTCTCGAAAACACCCTGGCCGAAAGCCAGCAACCGGAGGGTCTTGCAACCCTATAGTCCCAGTATGATGGAATTGCTGGAGAAAGGTTACAAAGCCAAGAAGCGACCGAGCGGGCATGACATTAGCGATAAATTCAGCGTCGACAATGGCGCTGCAATTCCGCCGAACCTCATTGCGATTCCGAACACTGAGAGCAATAGCGCCTATTTACGGTATTGTCAGGAACACGGAATCAAGGCCCATCCGGCGCGCTATCCATCCGATCTGCCGGAATATTTCATTCGTCTCTTGACCAACGAAGGCGATACCGTGTTCGATCCCTTCGGCGGCAGTTGCATGACCGGCGAAGTGGCCGAACGCTTGAATCGACGCTGGACGTGCTGTGACCTCGTCGAGGAATACCTCGTCGGAGCCCTGGGGCGATTCGTCGGAAGTGCGCAGGTCGAACGTCCTAAGCCAGAGAGCGATTCGTCCTATTATCGCGTTCCTCGCCCAGGTCTGCTTTGGAACGGACGCGAAGAGCCGCTTGATGAGGATGGAGGTAGGGTGCGCAAGGTAAAACCAAAAAACAAGGGTAGTGGGGCTGCG